The DNA segment GCACCACAGAGCTTGGTGAGGTCGCCCGTCTGAAAGGCGAGTTTGCTAAACGTAATGCCAAGGTTATTGCCCTGAGCGTTGATGATACGGAGTCCCATAATGGCTGGGTTGGCGACATTACTGAAACTCAAGGCTGTGCTGTAAATTACCCGATTTTGTCCGACGCGGATAAGAAGGTGGCAACGCTCTATGACATGATTCACCCAAATGCAAATCCCAAGGTGACTGTCCGCACGGTATTTGTGATTGATCCTCAAAAGAAAGTGCGACTAACGATCACTTATCCCCCTGCGACGGGTCGCAATTTCCAAGAGATTTTGCGGGTTTTGGATTCTCTGCAGTTGACGGATGATTATAGCGTGGCAACCCCTGTGAATTGGCAAGATGGCGAGGATGTCGTTGTTTCGCCTGCTATTTCTACTGAGGATGCTAAGGCGAAATTCCCCAAGGGCGTTAAGGAAATCAAACCTTATCTCCGCATGACTCCCCAACCGAATAAGTAAATTTCAGGGTT comes from the [Limnothrix rosea] IAM M-220 genome and includes:
- a CDS encoding peroxiredoxin, translating into MSLRLGDVAPNFTQDSTAGELNFYDWAGDSWVVLFSHPADFTPVCTTELGEVARLKGEFAKRNAKVIALSVDDTESHNGWVGDITETQGCAVNYPILSDADKKVATLYDMIHPNANPKVTVRTVFVIDPQKKVRLTITYPPATGRNFQEILRVLDSLQLTDDYSVATPVNWQDGEDVVVSPAISTEDAKAKFPKGVKEIKPYLRMTPQPNK